A stretch of the Medicago truncatula cultivar Jemalong A17 chromosome 5, MtrunA17r5.0-ANR, whole genome shotgun sequence genome encodes the following:
- the LOC11409922 gene encoding serine/arginine-rich splicing factor SC35, which translates to MSHFGRQGPPDIADTYSLLVLNITFRTTADDLFPLFDKYGKVVDIFIPRDRRTGESRGFAFVRYKYADEASKAVDRLDGRMVDGREITVQFAKYGPNAERIHKGRIIETSPRSKSSRSRSPSRRRHHDDYRDKGYRRRSRSRSYDRYERDRYRGGRDRDYRRRSRSRSASPDYKRRGRGRYDDERRSRSRSRSVDSRSPARRSPSPKRSPSPKKSISPKKSPSPSPRRESPDTRSRDGRSPTSRSVSPRGRPEASQSPSPRNSDGDE; encoded by the exons ATGTCGCACTTCGGAAGACAAGGTCCTCCAGACATCGCTGACACCTACTCTCTCCTCGTTCTCAACATCACTTTCC gtacaACCGCTGATGATCTATTTCCTCTGTTCGACAAATACGGAAAAGTTGTTGACATTTTCATCCCCAGAGATCGAAG gACCGGTGAATCGAGGGGATTCGCTTTTGTACGTTATAAGTATGCTGATGAAGCTTCAAAGGCCGTTGATAGGCTTGATG gAAGAATGGTTGATGGTCGTGAAATAACTGTCCAGTTTGCAAAGTATGGCCCTAATGCTGAGAGAAT TCACAAAGGAAGGATTATTGAAACATCCCCGAGATCAAAGAGCTCAAGGAGCCGCAGTCCCAGCAGGAGAAG GCATCACGATGATTACAGAGACAAGGGTTACAGGAGGAGAAGTCGCAGTAGAAGTTATGATAGGTATGAACGTGACAGGTACCGTGGTGGGAGAGACAGGGACTACCGTCGCCGAAGCCGAAGCCGTAGTGCCAGTCCTGATTACAAGCGCCGTGGAAGAGGGCGCTATGATGATGAGCGTCGTAGTAGAAGCAGAAGCAGATCAGTAGACAG CCGCTCCCCTGCAAGACGCAGTCCTAGTCCAAAAAGGAGCCCTTCTCCTAAGAAGAGTATTTCTCCTAAGAAAAGTCCTAGTCCTAGTCCACGTCGTGAGAGTCCTGATACTCGTAGCCGTGATGGAAGGTCTCCTACTTCTCGCAGTGTCTCACCACGAGGCCGTCCTGAAGCCTCCCAAAGCCCTTCTCCTCGAAATTCAGACGGTGAT GAATGA
- the LOC11405813 gene encoding putative disease resistance protein RGA1 — MADALLGVVFQNLTSLLQSEFSTISRIKSKAEKLSTTLDLINAVLEDAEKKQVTDHSIKVWLQQLKDAVYVLDDILDECSIKSGQLRGLTSFKPKNIMFRHEIGNRLKEITRKLDDIADSKNKFFLREGTIVKESSNEVAEWRQTSSIIAEPKVFGREDDKEKIVEFLLTQTRDSDFLSVYPIFGLGGVGKTTLLQLVYNDVRVSGNFDKKIWVCVSETFSVKRILCSIVESITREKSADFDLDVLERRVQELLQGKIYLLVLDDVWNQNQQLEYGLTQDKWNHLKSVLSCGSKGSSILVSTRDKFVATIMGTCQAHSLYGLSDSECWLLFKEYAFGYFREEHTKLVEIGKEIVKKCNGLPLAAKTLGGLMSSRNEEKEWLDIKDSELWALPQENSILLALRLSYFYLTPTLKQCFSFCAIFPKDGEILKEELIQLWMANGFISSKGNLDVEDVGNMVWKELYQKSFFQDIKMDEYSGDIFFKMHDLVHDLAQSVMGQECVYLENANMTSLTKSTHHISFNSDNLLSFDEGAFKKVESLRTLLFNLKNPNFFAKKYDHFPLNRSLRVLCISHVLSLESLIHLRYLELRSLDIKMLPDSIYNLQKLEILKIKDCGELSCLPKHLACLQNLRHIVIKGCRSLSLMFPNIGKLSCLRTLSMYIVSLEKGNSLTELCDLNLGGKLSIKGLKDVGSLSEAEAANLMGKTDIHELCLSWESNDGFTEPPTIHDEQVLEELQPHSNLKCLDINYYEGLSLPSWISLLSSLISLELRNCNKIVRLPLLCKLPYLKKLVLFKMDNLKYLDDDESEDGMEVRVFPSLEILLLQRLRNIEGLLKVERGKIFPCLSNLKISYCPELGLPCLPSLKLLHVLGCNNELLRSISTFRGLTKLWLHDGFRITSFPEEMFKNLTSLQSLVVNCFPQLESLPEQNWEGLQSLRTLRIIYCKGLRCLPEGIGHLTSLELLSIKNCPTLEERCKVGTCEDWDKISHIPNIQKRSRGLTVTNVPNDEENVFWSGGDDNKSGGGIEDCDFDSQGVGALCPLATLIIKNKDHGKGCNYFVGSFRLEKGSCFWAFNGIYDRVMVPDRVLYLALLNAKGGGFQCFPKESIAFSQATYIMILVLLVKYRENWVHVFAIVAYQRMQCDAELVNVSNNNSLFKLQARCEYIYSLDRCHCIS, encoded by the exons ATGGCCGACGCTTTACTCGGAGTTGTGTTTCAGAATTTGACGTCTCTCCTACAAAGTGAATTTTCAACCATTTCTAGAATCAAGTCAAAGGCTGAAAAACTATCAACCACCTTAGATTTGATCAATGCTGTTCTTGAAGATGCTGAAAAGAAACAAGTCACAGACCACTCTATTAAGGTATGGCTACAACAACTCAAAGATGCTGTTTATGTGCTCGATGATATCCTTGATGAGTGTTCAATCAAGTCTGGTCAACTTAGAGGATTAACCTCTTTCAAACCAAAGAACATCATGTTTCGCCATGAGATCGGCAACAGGTTGAAAGAGATTACAAGGAAATTGGATGATATTGCTGATAGTAAGAACAAGTTTTTTCTACGGGAGGGTACTATTGTTAAGGAAAGCTCAAATGAAGTAGCTGAATGGCGTCAAACCAGCTCCATTATTGCTGAACCAAAAGTGTTTGGACGAGAAGATGATAAAGAAAAGATTGTTGAGTTTCTTCTCACCCAAACGAGGGACTCAGACTTCCTTTCCGTCTATCCCATTTTTGGTTTAGGTGGTGTTGGAAAAACAACTCTTCTTCAATTGGTCTACAATGATGTTAGGGTGAGTggcaattttgataaaaaaatttgggTTTGCGTTTCTGAAACTTTCTCAGTCAAGAGAATTTTGTGTTCTATTGTAGAATCTATCACAAGAGAGAAGTCTGCTGACTTTGATTTAGATGTATTGGAAAGAAGGGTGCAAGAATTGTTGCAAGGTAAAATATATTTGCTGGTTTTGGATGATGTGTGgaatcaaaatcaacaattgGAATATGGGTTAACACAAGATAAATGGAATCATTTGAAGTCTGTGTTGTCGTGTGGATCAAAAGGTAGTTCCATTTTAGTGTCCACTCGTGATAAATTTGTTGCAACAATCATGGGAACATGCCAAGCTCACTCTTTGTATGGTCTCTCTGATAGTGAATGTTGGTTGTTGTTCAAAGAATATGCATTTGGATATTTCAGAGAAGAGCATACAAAGCTTGTGGAAATAGGAAAGGAGATTGTAAAGAAATGTAATGGATTGCCTCTTGCAGCAAAAACATTGGGAGGTTTGATGAGCTCAAGGAATGAAGAAAAGGAATGGCTTGATATTAAAGACAGTGAGCTTTGGGCTTTACCACAAGAAAATTCTATTTTGCTTGCTTTGAGGTTGAGTTACTTTTATTTAACACCAACCCTAAAACAATGTTTCTCCTTTTGCGCTATATTTCCCAAGGATGGAGAAATCCTGAAAGAAGAATTGATTCAACTTTGGATGGCTAATGGATTTATTTCATCTAAGGGTAATTTGGACGTTGAAGATGTTGGAAATATGGTTTGGAAGGAATTGTACCAAAAGTCATTCTTTCAAGATATCAAGATGGATGAATACTCTGGAGACATTTTTTTCAAGATGCATGATCTTGTCCATGATCTCGCTCAATCAGTAATGGGGCAAGAATGTGTGTATTTGGAGAATGCAAACATGACTAGTTTGACAAAAAGCACACACCACATAAGTTTTAACTCCGATAATTTGTTATCATTCGATGAGGGTGCCTTTAAAAAAGTTGAATCCTTGCGAACATTGTTGTTTAACTTGAAGaatcctaatttttttgcaaaaaaatatgatCACTTCCCATTAAACCGCTCTCTTCGGGTTTTATGCATATCCCATGTATTATCACTAGAAAGTTTAATTCATTTAAGGTATTTGGAACTTCGTTCTCTTGACATAAAAATGTTGCCGGACTCAATTTACAACTTACAAAAACTggaaatattgaaaataaaagacTGCGGTGAACTGAGTTGTCTCCCGAAACACTTGGCTTGCTTACAAAATCTTAGACATATAGTCATTAAAGGATGTCGATCTTTGTCTCTCATGTTTCCTAACATTGGCAAATTATCTTGTCTAAGAACATTAAGCATGTACATTGTTAGTTTAGAGAAAGGGAATAGCTTGACAGAGTTATGTGATCTAAACCTTGGTGGAAAGCTGAGTATCAAAGGCTTAAAAGATGTGGGCAGTTTATCTGAAGCTGAAGCGGCTAATTTGATGGGTAAAACAGACattcatgaattatgtttgTCATGGGAAAGCAATGATGGATTTACTGAGCCCCCAACTATTCATGATGAGCAAGTACTCGAAGAGCTTCAACCTCACTCAAATCTCAAGTGCTTGGACATAAATTACTATGAAGGATTATCGTTACCAAGTTGGATAAGCCTTCTTAGTAGTTTAATTTCTCTTGAACTTCGGAATTGCAACAAAATTGTGCGGCTTCCGTTACTTTGTAAACTACCATATCTAAAAAAGTTGGTATTATTCAAAATGGATAATCTGAAATACTTAGATGATGATGAATCTGAGGATGGTATGGAGGTGAGGGTTTTCCCATCTCTGGAGATACTTCTATTACAACGCCTACGAAACATAGAGGGGTTATTGAAAGTGGAAAGAGGGAAGATATTTCCTTGTCTTTCTAATTTGAAAATCTCATATTGCCCTGAACTTGGACTGCCATGTCTTCCATCTCTGAAACTGCTCCATGTATTGGGATGTAACAATGAGTTACTGAGGTCAATCTCTACCTTCCGTGGTCTTACAAAGCTTTGGCTACATGACGGTTTCAGAATAACATCCTTCCCAGAGGAGATGTTCAAAAACCTTACTTCTCTTCAATCTCTGGTTGTAAATTGTTTCCCACAATTGGAGTCCTTACCAGAGCAAAATTGGGAAGGTCTTCAATCCCTTCGAACTCTACGGATTATATATTGTAAAGGATTGAGATGCTTGCCGGAGGGTATTGGACACCTCACTTCTCTTGAGCTTCTGTCAATTAAAAATTGCCCAACATTAGAGGAACGATGCAAAGTGGGAACATGTGAGGATTGGGACAAGATATCTCATATTCCAAATATACA GAAGAGATCCAGG GGATTAACGGTAACAAACGTACCTAATGATGAAGAGAACGTCTTTTGGAGTGGAGGAGATGACAATAAGTCCGGTGGTGGTATCGAGGATTGCGATTTTGATAGTCAGGGCGTCGGAGCTCTGTGCCCATTAGCAACTCTAATCATCAAg AACAAAGATCACGGCAAAGGATGCAATTACTTTGTTGGATCATTTAGGTTGGAAAAAGGCTCATGTTTTTGGGCATTCAATGG GATCTATGATAGAGTAATGGTTCCTGATAGAGTTCTCTACTTGGCTTTGCTAAATGCAAAGGGTGGAGGTTTTCAATGTTTTCCAAAG GAATCAATTGCTTTCTCACAAGCCACCTATATTATGATTCTCGTTTTGTTGGtaaaatatcgtgagaattgggTCCATGTATTTGCCATTGTTGCTTACCAAAGGATGCAATGTGATGCCGAGCTTGTTAATGTTAGCAATAACAACTCTTTGTTCAAGCTACAAGCTAGGTGTGAATACATCTATTCTTTGGATAGGTGCCATTGTATTTCATAA